A stretch of DNA from Methanolinea mesophila:
TTGTCGTCGTCTTCATCGAGCAGGTACCGGAAGGCCCTCGCCGCCTCGTACCGGCAGAGCCGGTCGATGATCGAACGATCGTCCTGGCATGAGACCAGGACCCTCGCGAGGGCATAGCCCGCGACCTCGAGTTTTACCTCGAACCGCTCGGTAGGGACACGATCCGGGGCCTTCTCTTCCTGAAGGCCGAGCGCATCGGAAACCCTGCCGGTCGCCCGCTTGAGCGCGATCTTTCCCGGGTTCGTCCCGATGAAATCGCCGATGGTGTCCGCGTATTCCCTGATGAACTGCTGTGATTCTTTTAAAAAAGGGTATTTGGCAAAATCTTTCAGTTCCAGGGCGACCTTCATTCAGTCGGCCTCGATCCGGGGTGCGAGGAGGTATTCCACATGGCCGTTGCCGCCGGCGATGTAGAACGAGAACTTGGCGGGGTGGTCGATGCCGAGGTTCAATTCGACTTCTTCCGCGCGGCTCATGACTTTTCCCATGTCCTTCAGGTAGTCGAGGGAGAAGAGGGAGCGGCATTCCGCCCCGTTGATGAAGTTCACTTCGCTCTTCCCGAACTCCCTGCGGATATTGTCGGTATCGCCCTCGGCCGCCATGTAGAACGTGGAGGTGGCCGGCTCGATGCCGAGCGCGATCTTGTCCGAGACGACTGCCGCCGCCTTGATGGCGTTGTTCAAGTCGCTTCCCGGGAGCACCACCTTTCCGGGGAGATCGATGTTCGGGATATTGGGGTCTTTCCGGATGGTATTGGGGTCGAGGAGGGTGATGGAGTACCGGTATCCCTCGAAACTCACCCGCAGCTTGTGGCCGTCTTCGGGGAGTTCCAGGGAGAGAAGCCCTCCTTTTCCCATCATGGAGAAGATATTCTTCATCTTGGCGATGTCCATCCCGAGCTCGTACTTCGTGGCGGAAAAAGACTCGAACGCCTCTTTCTTGAGCTGCATCGAGACCATGGCCACGTTCGCGGTGTCGACCGCCCGGGTGCTCATCCCGTTTTCGTCTATGTGAAGGCGGCTTTCGGTGACCAGGGCTGATACGGCCTCTATCGACTCTTTGAAAATATCTGCATCAATCGTTGCTTTTAACATCGTACACCCCTTATTATCTACCAATATAAACTATATCATCATATTTTTAATTATATCTGATTTATTCACCGCGAGCGGCGGAAGCTGCAGGAGTCCGTGACCGATGGGTTCGCAATGGGGAAAAGACAGCGCATATCTTCGTGCGATGAAGGAAGGCTACCGTTCACGGGCAGCGTTCAAGTTAAAGGATCTCCAGGACCGCTACCGGATTATCCGGGATGACGACAACGTGGTCGACCTCGGGGCCGCTCCAGGGAGCTGGCTCCAGGTGGAACGGGGTCTCACCAACGGAAAGGTCCTCGGGATCGACCTCAACCCCATCCCCCCTCTCGAAGGGGTGGAGACGATGGTGGCCGACATGTGCGACCCCGAACTCCCGGAGAAGGTCAAAGGGATGCTCGGCATCGTGAATGTGGTCGTCTCGGACGCGTCGCCCAAGCTCTCCGGCCACAAGAGCTACGACCAGGCCAGGGCGGTCGAACTCGGGGAAATCGCACTCGAATTCGCCTGCAAGGTGCTGAAACCGGGCGGGAACTTCGTGGTGAAATCGTTCCAGGGACAGGACTTTACCGGCCTGCTCGACAGGGTGAAGGATCACTTCCTCTCGGTGAAGGCGTACAGGAGCCGATCTTCGCGGAAGGGAAGCGCCGAGGTCTACATCGTGGCCAAATACTTCGTGGGGGCCGGGAATGAGACTTAAGGATCCCTACGACCGGCCGGTGAGCAACCTCCGCATCAGCCTCACCCCGGCGTGCAACCTGAAGTGCATCTATTGCCACGCGGAAGGGGAGAAAAAACCCGGGGATTCCCTGACCCCGGAAGAGATAGCCGAGATACTCAGTGTGGCGAGCGAGTTCGAGGTCAGAAGCGTGAAGTTCACCGGCGGGGAGCCCACCCTCCGCCCCGACCTGGTGGAGATCATCGAGTCCGTGCCCGGCGGAATGGAGTCCTCGATGACCACCAATGCCACGCTCCTCGCGGATATCGCCCGCGACCTGAAATCTGCCGGGCTTTCCAGGGTGAACGTGAGCCTGGACAGCCTCGATCCCGAGACGTACCGGAAGATCACCGGGTGCGACCGGCTGGGCGAGGTGCTGGAAGGGATCGATGCCGCGCTCGATGCAGGGCTCACGCCCGTGAAACTGAACATGGTGATGCTGCAAGGGATCAACGAGCACGAAATCGACGATTTCCTGCAGTTCGTACGGGGGAACCGGGACCTGATCCTCCAGGTGATCGAGCTGATGGAGCTCGGCGGCTGCCCCCACCATAGCGAGGTCAACGGACTGGAAAAACGGCTCTCCGAGGAGTCCCGGGAGATCATCACCCGGCGGATGCACCACCGGAAGAAGTACTGCCTCGACGGTGCGGAGGTCGAGGTCGTCCGCCCGCTCCATAACACCGAGTTCTGCGCCTACTGCAACCGGCTCAGGGTCACCTCCGACGGGCAGCTCAAGCCCTGCCTGCTCCGGTCCGATAACCACGTCGATATCCGGGGAAAGTCGGGTGACGAACTGAGAGAGAGTTTCAGGGAAGCCGTCCGGAGAAGGGCGCCATTCTATTGCTGAAAACGGGGTTCTTACATAACATTAACTCCCTGCTCTCCTGTTTCTCTATTTTTTGCAGGGGCGAGGACCCATCCTGTCGGGATTTCAGATTCCTCCGGTGCAGGATGGTCCGCGGTTCTTTCCTGATTCCACTACAACTTGTGCGTCAGGGAGCACGAATACGTCCCGACTGGTGCATCTTTCCCGCGGGACATAGGCCCTGCCGGAACGGAAACCCGGTGGTCCGCATGGCAGGGTCATAATCTCTATCACTCTTCCGGTAGAGGAATTCCTCTCATGACCGCAGATCGCGAATATGTTCACGTGCTCGAGTACCTCTACGAGAAAAGCCTGGTCCTCCACGACCCCTCGCTCTGGGAACCGGTGCTCGGGTTCTATTTCCTCGATGCGCTCGCCCATATAGATTATACCGTCGGGCTGATCGCCTACGGCTACCATTCCCCGAAGACCATGATGGCCGGGGAGTACCTCCGGTGGAGGATAGACGAGGAGAAGAAGGGGGATCGGGCGAAGTTCCCGGGATTCGTCAACTGGCTCAAGGAGCATCACCCGGACAGGTTCTCCAGGATCCCCTCGCTCTGGCAGATGGTGTACGATCGGGAGGACAAGGCCTCGTACCGTTCCTTCCGGGTTGTCCTCGACCCCGAGAGCCGCACTCCGCTCGCGGCGCACCATTTCACCCGGATGGTCGACGAATTTTTCGTGACTGATTTCATAAAGAGCATGTACCGGGAAGAAGGATCGCTCGCTGCCCTGTTCCGGGAGTATTGCGCCGCCAACTGAGATATAATAAAAAGCGTACAGGAACGGGACTCATGGATATCGCACGCCTCTGCAGCGAACTCGTACGGATCAGGAGCGAAAACCCACCCGGGGATACCGAGGATGTCGTCCACTATCTCAAGGGATTCACCGACAGGCTCGGGATCCGGACGACGATCGTGAAGAACCGGGGTGGGCGGTGTAACCTCGTAAGCACTGATCCGCAGGGAACGCTGCTGCTCTGCGGGCACGTGGACGTGGTCCCCGCGCTCGGCGACGGCTGGACCCACAGGCCGGACTCGGGTGATGTCGACGGGGGATACGTCTGGGGCCGTGGCGCGACGGATATGAAGGGGGGCTGTGCCTCCCTGCTCGACGCGTGCAAAACGGTCGCCGACGAGGGGATCGACCTCTCGGTCGACCTTGCGTTCGTCTGCGACGAGGAGACGAGCGGGAAATACGGGGTGCGCTGCCTCCTCGAACGGGAGCTGCTCTGCCCCTGCGACTGCCTGATCGCCGAGCCCTGCCCGGCGCTGCACCCGAACATCGGGCAGAAGGGGCTGCTCCGGGTCAGGTTCACCTTCCACGGGGTGCCGGGGCACGGGTCGCTCTATCCGTTGCGCGGGACCTCGGCCATCATGGAGGCGTACTCTCTCCTGGAGCACCTCCACCGGCTCCATGAAAGGGAGTATTCCCCAGGACCGGACCTCCTCCCCCTCGTCACCCGTTCTTCGGAGGTGCTGGGGGAGGTCTTCTCCCTGCCCCAGGCGGGATCTGCCCTGACCAGAATCATGTACAACCCCGGGAGGATCGAGGGAGGGGAGAAGGCGAACATCGTCGCCCAGCGGTGCTGTCTCGAACTCGAACTGAGGGTCCCCTGGGGGTGCAGCACCGAACTCCTCCTGCAGGATCTCCGGGCCGCAGCTCCCGGGGCCGAGGTGGTGGCCAGCAGCGTCGCGGATCCCTCGCTCACTCGGCCCGAAGAGCGGATTGTCCGGCTGACCTGCCGGGAGATCTCCCGGGTTTACGGAGCGACGGCGGAACCGATCGTCCAGTGGGCCGCGAGCGATGCCCGTCACCTTCGTGGTGCAGGCTTCCGGGTGATCGAGTACGGCCCCGGGGAGATCCAGACCCTCCATGCAGTGGACGAGCGGGTATCGATAGAGAACATGGAAAAGGTGTCACAGGTGTATCAGGGGATTATCCGGGAATATTGCAGCGGGAAGGATTAATTCTGCAATTAACCCGACACACAATCTTTTTGCTGACATTTTCTTGATTGCAGGAAGCAGCAGTTTCCAGATGAACTGCCTCGTTAAGGTCGTACATATCATTCAATTCAGGTCTTTTGTATACAATTTGGGGCTTACCCCACCCCAAACCCTCACATCTCTTATGCAGGGTCTTATTCATTGGAGGGGGGCGAAGCTCCAGGAGCGACAAGTTAGAGATAAAAATAAAACGCGATGGTTCCGCCGCCCCCGAAGGGCGCCCCGGCGGCGGATCTGGAACTTAATCCAAATAATTACAGGTTATCCAGCAGGCCTGTCATTTCCACGAATATCCTGTGCGGGGTCGCCACAGCGGCGGGGCGACAGCCCCGGGAGCGTCGAGGTAAAATTTTTTTTAGTATCCATTTTTAGAATTTTCAGAGAAAAGAAACAGCGCTTGAAGTGAAGTGTCCAAATTGAAGAGCGAGGGATGAATTAATTTACTCTTCCTTCCCCTCGCCAAACGGTTCGCCACGAAGCATCGCGTCGATGGCGAGCGCCGCCTGCTTCGCCCCACCCATGGCGAGGATGACGGTTGCCGCCCCGGTCGCGACATCCCCTGCGGCATAATACCGCTCCCGGGTGGTCTTTCCGTTCTCGTCGACCACCAGGTTCCCTTTTCTCCCGTAGGCGACCCCGGAGAGCCTCCTGATCAGCAGAGGATTCGGTCCCTGACCAATCGCCTGTACCAGGAGATCTGCCTCTATCGTAAAGGCGCTCCCCTCTACCGGTACCGCCTCGGGCCTCCCGCTCTGGTCGAGGTCGCACATCTCCATTCTCACGCACTCCACGCCGCTTACGCTCTGGTCCCCCAGGATCCTGACCGGGTTTGTGCAGAGCAGAAATTTTACCCCTTCTTCGGCTGCCCGTTCGACCTCTGCTTTCCGGGCCGGCAGGTCCTCCGCTCTCCTCCGGTAGACCAGCGTGACCTTTGCCCCCATCCGGCGTGCCACGCGGGCAGAGTCCATGGCCACGTTTCCCCCTCCGACCACGACCACCCGTCTCCCCCGTTTTATCGGAGTGTCATACACCGGGAACCGGTTGGCGTGCATCAGGTTTACCCTGGTAAGGAACTCGTTTGCCGAATAGACCCCGGAGAGCTGTTCTCCGGGAATGCCCATGAAGAAGGGGAGGCCCGCTCCCGTGGCGACGAGGACCGCGTCGAAATGGTCAAGTTCTTCCATGGAAACACTGGCCCCCGCGAGGTGGTTGCACCTGATATCTACCCCCATCTCCCGCAACTGATCGACCTCGGCCTGAACCACGTCCTTCGGAAGCCTGAAGGCCGGGATGCCATACATGAGCACTCCTCCGGGAGCATGGAGCGACTCGAACATCGTCACCTGATGACCCCTCTTCGCCAGTTCAAAGGAGGCCGCAAGACCGGCAGGGCCGGAACCGACTACCGCTACACGGTATCCGGTTGGTTCTGCTACCGCGGGAATTTTAGGCGCGTGCTCTCTTTCCCAGTCGGCCACGAAACGCTCGAGCGCCCCGATCCGGACCGGCTGCTCTTTTACGCCCAGAATGCAGACCCCTTCGCACTGCACCTCCTGTGGGCAGACCCGGCCACATATCGCGGGAAGGAGGTTTTCTTCCTTGATGATCGCCGCCGCCCCCACAAAGTCCTTTTGTGCCACCGCTGCGATGAACGCGGGAATGTCGATCCCCACCGGGCACCCCTTCACGCACCCTGGTTTTTTGCACTGGATGCACCGTTCCGCCTCGATGACCGCTTCATCAGGGGTAAGTCCGGTGTCCACCTCCAGGAAGTCATGGATCCGGACGGACGCCGGCCGGTCACCCATGATGTGTCCCCTCCCCGCACCTGCAGGCGTGCTCATGGTAGTGCTCCATAGACTCTTTCTCTTCCTCGAGGTAGTACCGTTGCCGCTGCATGAGGAGTTCGAAGTCCACCAGGTGCGCGTCGAACTCGGGCCCGTCCACGCATGCGAATCTGGTCTCCCCGCCGACCGACACCCTGCACGACCCGCACATCCCCGTCCCGTCGACCATGACGGGGTTCAGCGAGACAAACGTCTTTATTCCCGCGGGCCTTGTCACGTTCGAGGTCACCTTCATCATGATTGCAGGGCCGATGATCCACACGCAGTCGATCTTGTGTCTCGAGATCTCCTGTTTCAGCAGGTCCGCGGGAAACCCATGATGGCCCCTGCTCCCGTCATCGGTAGCGACGTGAAGCTCGTCGCAGATCCCCGCGAGTTCGTCCTCAAGGATGAGGAAATCAGCGTTCCTGGCGCCGATTATCCCGATAACATAATTCCCGGCGCTCCTGGCCTCCCTGGCAATGAGGGGAAGAGAGGCGATCCCTACCCCCCCGCCTACCACGATGACCCTGCCATCGTTCTGGATCTCGCTTGGTCTTCCCAGTGGTCCGGCGATGTCGAGCACGTGGTCCCCTTCTTCCAGTGCTGCAAGCTGACGGGTGGTTTTTCCCACTGCCATGAAGATAATCCGGACCAGGTCCCCTTGTACTGCGGAGATGGTGAGCGGAATTCTTTCCCCCCTTTCATCGATCCTGACGATCAGAAATTGCCCCGCCCTTGCATGCCGGGCGACCTGGGGCGCCCGCACCCACACCTGGTACACCCGTTCTGCAAGAGCTTTTGCTTCTTCCACCCGATACAAAAAATTCACTCCGTAATTCGTCCGATCAGATTCCGATAGTTATAGTTGCTGGATCCTCTTTACCTTACGCACCCTGACCGCAACTCCCCTGGACGAGCGGAGCATCTCCCCGGCGGGCATCGCGGCGCGACCCGAGGCTTCGACCCCCGGACCGGTCACGAACACCTCGTCCCCTTCCCGGATGGCGGGGTCCGCGTCGATCACTCCCGGCGCAAGGATATCCCCCTGGGGGATGAAATCGTCGATCGTCACCCGGTAGCCGGTGGGGATGAGCTCCCATCCTTTCAGGGTCGGGCGGAGCAGCCCTGTCCCGGTATCCAGGGAGAACAGGGGGTCCTTCCCCCGGTAGGCCATGACCTGGGGGTACCTCCCTTTCAGGAAGAGCCCTTTCGCGGCGATCTCAGCTCCGAACTGCCATAACCCGGTACCCCGGACCAGGTCGTGCCGGACCTTCCGTTCACCAACGAGCGCGGCGTCGAGTGCAGTGAGCGACTGCGAGGAGGCGGGATGCCCGCTGCAGGTGCACTCAAGGGTGATCCCCGCCGCGTCCGCCGCCATCTCTGCAGTTGCGAGGGCCCCGCCTTCAAGATGGGCAATCACCCTCTTATAGGGGTTCTTTGCGAGGTATCCGGCAAGGATCGCCGCAATCCGCTCCCGTTCCTCCGCATCCCAGTAACCGGTCACCGGGACATCGTAATGTGCGGCGGGATACACCAGCTCAAGTTCCCGGGGGACCAGCCCCAGGGGTGAGGTGAGGATCAGTTCGTGCGCCCTCCCGGCGATGACCGGGATAAACCTCCTGTGGCTTGCGGAGAGGGAGTAGGGCTTGTGCGCCGAACAGGGCAGAAGCACCGCGGTCTCCGCAACAGGGGGCGAATAGCGCCCGATGACACGTTCCGCGAACCGGGTTACCTCGAACCTGTGCAGCGATTCTCCGGTCGTTGCAAGGAGGGGTACGCTTCTCGCGACCGGCACTGCGGGTTCCATCAGGGATCGTGCGGAATCGAGGAGCCGGAGGATCGCCACCTGCGGGGGGAAGAACCTGCACCGCGACTCCACCAGGTCCCTGAGACGGGCTTCACCGATGAAACGGCGCACAAGGGCGAGTTCTTTCTCGAGGGCGTACCGGTTGTGCCGGAAGATATCGCCGTCCCGGCACCCTTCGCAGGTACAGGCCTCCGATTCCATCCATTCCGCAGGAAATGTCCCCTCCGGGAGGCAGTAGAGACCCTGTGCGCTCGCAAGATCGACGCCCTGGTAGTCGAAGAGGTCGAATCCCGAGTAACAGAGTATCGCCGCGTTTGAGGGAAGGGCCGTTCCGGGCGCATACCATGCGGTATCGGGCGGTACCATTGATTTGAGGGTGGAGAGCCACTGGACGTACTCCCTCGACTGGGCGAGCGCGGTATGCCAGTTCCCCACCATCACGCACGAGCCCGAAACAGCCGGGCACTCCACCGCCGGGTGGACCCAGACCGGCTCGTCGTCCCCGCACGCGTGATACGCCCCCGCGAGCCCCGCGTCGGCGAGGAGGGGCATGTTGTCGAGCCGGTGCCGTTCAAGGGACGGAAAGATTCTGTCGGTCTCGACCACTGCGGGGAGGGCGAGGGTGAGGTCGTCCCTCTGGTAGACCGAGAGCCTCGCGAGGGCGTCCCGTTTCCTGACCTCAAACCCCATGTACACGCACCTCAGCGCCCGGCACCTGCTCCCTCACCAGGGACTCCCACTCCGGGGGGCACCGCACGACGACCCTGCTTTCCGGATGAGTCTCCAGGTAGCAGCGAATACCCCGGCACCCCGAGACCATCATGTCACAGTCCCAGTCGGGGATCTCGGCCTGGCCGACCGGGAAGGTCTCCCGGAGCTCTGGAGGATACGGGCCGAACGGGGGTTTATAGAGAAGGACCAGGTCGAAGTCACGCTCGTCCCCGCCGGTCATATCGATGAGCACTCTTTCGCCCCCGGCGATCCGGCCGATCGTCCCGTGGTACCGGATCACTTCGGTCCGGGCGCAGCTTTCGCTTCCCCGGTAGAAAAACCGCCGCTTGCTCACCCGATCCGACCTTTCCAGCTCCGGGGCACGTGTGAGGAGTTCCCGGTACCCCCGGAGGAGCTCGGGATGTGCACGGCACCGCTCGTCGACAAGTTCCCAGAGGGTGCCGTCGGTGATCGCCTGCCGTATACGGGAGATCTCCCCGAGGCTCACCTGGAGGTTGTGCAGGGCGAGGAGCCGCTCCTTGTCAGGGGCTTCCTGGAGTTCCTTTGCGGAATGCCGGCGGCATACCTCGCAGGTGCAGGGGAGGTCCGAGAGTTCGGAGAGCCTCATGCTCCCTCCCGCGGTGATATAGCGCCCGTCCTTGGCGTAGAGTGCATATGCCGCGGAATCGAAGATATCGCATCCCATGGCCACCGCGAGGGCGAACATGGACGGGTGGCCCGCCCCGAAGAGGTGCACGCATGCCGCGGGGGAAAGCCCGGACTTTGCCGCACTGACCACCTTCACCAGGTCCTTGTACCGGTAGGACTCCATCAACGGGACGACGGCCCCTATCGGGCAGAACGCGATACCAAGGTCAGAAACCTCTTTACCGGCCCGGGTCCGGAGGTCGGTGAACAGGCCCCCCTGGACCGGTCCGGCCAGGTTTCCGTCCGGCCCGAGGATCTCCTTCGCCTCCCGCATTCGTTCCATGGTGATCGCGAGCTCGTCGGTGGCCCGCTGCCTGTCGGCGTCCGGCGGGGTGGGAATGTCGAGCGGCACGATGATGTCGCTCCCGATCGCCTGCTGGAACGTCAGGGTGTCCCGGTTGGTCACCTCGACCTCCCCGTACACCGAGAGCTGGAAGGAGCCCGAATCGGTCATGATCAGCCCGTCGAAGCCGAGCGTCCTGTGCACTCCTTCACTGACCACCTTCTCCCCGAACTCCCTGCTCCGGTAGAAGATGTAGGCATTGGTGATCAGTCCCTCGACTCCCAGCGCCTGCATCTCCTGCGGGGTTATCAACTGCAGGTGCGGGTTGATTACCGGGAGGAGCGCCGGGGTGCGCATGGTCCGTTCCCCCGCTTTCAGCCTGCCCAGTCTTCCCGCGATGTCCTTTGCGGTTATTTCAAAGAAAATTGCCATTTGCAGTCCTATTCGTCGAAAATCTGGCCTTCGAACGTAAATATATCCACGGAGTTATCGCACCAGCATCCGGACCGGAGCCCGGCTTTCATGCAGGTATGGTCGAGGAACGTCCGTGCGTCCCAGCAGTATTCCGTGGCCACCTGGGGGAGCAGCAGCCCGCTCCTTCCGTGTCCCCGTACAATCAGCCCGTGCCTCCCGACCTCGATCGCCCCCGGCCTCTCTCCCGGGGGTACGGCGAGCGGCTGGGGCACCGAGAGCACCGTCACTTCGATGTGCACGGACGGCAGTTCCGATCCCGAGACCGGAGGAAACCTCGGGTCCTCGAGTGCGGCGGCCGTAGCCGCCTGCGGAACGGCATCGCCGAGCGTGAGCATGGGATACGGAAACCCGATGCACCCCCTCAGCTCCCCGTTCCGGGTGAGGGTAACAAATACTCCTCGTTTCTGCGAAAAGACCGGGGTAAGGCAGGGGAGCGGGTGTTCTGCGCCGCCGATACAGTTTTCGAGTGTGGTGCGGGCGAGAAGGAGCGCGAGCCTTCCTTCCTCCGCGGTAAGGGCCTCCATCAGGGGTACCTCTGGTCGCTGTTGGCTCTAGTAACTTTCCACTGCGGCCGGATCCCGGTATCCGCATGTAATTCCGGCAACAGGGCCTGGGTTCCCGTTTTCCGGATCCCGGGTCCCCTTTTATGAAGGAGATTGAAACAGATCTCACCCGGGTAACAAGGGGACCGTACGAGATCCCCGGCCCCAGGATATCGCGTGAGGGCACCCATCCCCTACGAGAGATCATGGCCGGTACTCCGGGAGCCGCCGACGATTATAATATTCAACATTTCGAGCACCACGGCAGGTAACATCTTCGATGCCGGGAGTGCGGACGGGTATGATATTTCGCAATCGTGCACCGCGGCCGGCATTATCGGGGGGGTGCGTCATAGGATAGCAGTAAATAACAGCACCGATCAGTACTACAGGAGAGGGAGAGTGCGGCTGACGGTGGCCGAACTGGCCGCTGAGGAAAGTCCCCCCACCTGCTGAGCACGCAGCCATATGCAAGTATGGGTGGCGAGAGTCACGGCAATGGCACAGACACGGCACGGCCTGTTCCCGGTGATGATGCGGCTGAGCTCCTTCCGGAGCGAGAAACGCGAGAGATCGCGTGAGATAACCCGCTGAGCAAAGGAACAGGAAACGTTGAAACGGCGAATCCCTGCGGGTGCAAGCCAGAACAGGGCAACAGGTCGCTCAGTCACCGCCCGGGTATGGCGCATAGCTGAATGCCGCAAAGAACAGAAGGGGGCTTACTCCTCCCACTCCAAATTATGCACACAGGGCCAAACTATTTTGAATAATAATCACCCACAGTAATATCATATGCACATCCCTACCTCCGACGAGATAAAGGCAAGACGGGAAGTGCTGGGCATACGGCAGGCTGAACTGGCGAAGCGGGCCGGAATAAGCCAGTCCATGGTAGCCCGGATCGAGGCCGGGACCGTCGATCCCCGGGTGAGTACGCTCACGAAGATCATCGAGGTCCTGAACACCGCCGAGCGCTCGAGGGTCACCGCGGCGATGGTAATGCATACCCCCGTATTTGCAGTCGGCTCAACCGAGCCCATCGGGGTCGCGATCGAGATGATGGACCGGAACAGCATCTCGCAGCTCCCGGTGATAGACGAAGGGGTGCCGGTCGGGTGCATCTCCGAGTCCGCGATCGTCAACGCCCTTGACGATCCGGTCCATTACAGGAAGGAGGAATCGAGGATACGGGACTTCATGGAATCGGGGTTTCCCACGGTACCTCCGGACATGGACATCGAGACCGTGGTGCGGATTCTTCAGCACAACCACGCGGTCCTGGTGATGGAGTCGGGAAAGGTGCAGGGAGTGATCACGAAGCACGACCTGATTCCCCTCATTGTAGAGCGCTGATCAGGGGATTCCTGGTAAGATACAGGTTTGACTCGCGAGAGCAGGGAGGCAAAGGTCCGGCTCGTCACATATTCAGAATTCGTCTTTTTTTACTGGTAATCATAATGTCGTTAAAAAATTGTCTGGGGGAATGAGACCTCCGCTATGCAGCAGCCCCGCCGCTCCCGTTACAACTGGGACACAAGGTCCCGTAGTACAGTAATGGGCACCTTTGCTTTCACCACCGAAGACGCGAGCAGGACTCCGTCGGTCCCCAGGTCCCGGGCAATCTTCACGCACTCGCCCGACTGGATCCCGGCCCCGGTGAGGATCTTCACGCCGGGGTTTACCTTTCTCACCGCCTCCACCGAGCGTGTTATGATCTCGGGATTCGCCTTCGAAACCGATATACCGCTCCCGATGAGTTCCGGGGGCTCGATGGCGACGTAGTCCGGGGAGAGCACTGCCGCCGCGGCGGTGGTGATGTCGTTGTTGGTACAGACCACCGAGATCATTCTCTGCGCCTTGAGCGCCTGGACCGCGGCATCGATATCCGCCAGGGTCAGCCGCCGTTCGGAATGGTTCACCAGGGATCCGGTCGCCCCCGCCTGTTTCAGGGCTTCCGCGGTGATCGACCCCGTATGCGCCCCGGGTTCCGCCCCGTCAACGTGCTGGGCATATACGGGGAGCGCGTAGTGCATGGAGATGGGATGGATATTCATGTAGCTCGGCGCGATCCCGATGCTCGTACCGCTCTCGTCCGCCACCTGCTGGGCGGCGTCCGCAAGATTGTGCACCCGCTGTCCGGACCCTTCGGTGTAGGTCTTCAGGTTAAGAAGAATGAATGGGGTTGACATGACGTTCTCCACGGAACACTTGTCCTTCAATCATTAAGAAATGCTTCGCCCGTTCCTACCGGCCTGGATCTTCCGCTCCCCGCCCGAAGAACGCGCCGGTGGTGATCCCGCCCATGGACATCTTCTTTATCCGCTCCTTTACCTGGAGGAGGCACCTCTTCGTCTCTTCTCCCCTGCCCGTCCCGAGCACCGCGAGCGCTTCGCGGTACGCGAGGGTCATATCCCCTGCATAGTAGGCGCCTCTCCGGCGGGCATCGATCGCCACCCGGTCTATTCCGGCGCCCGCGATGATGGGGAGATGGTCGACCAGGCAGGTCTCGACCGCGTTGGAGAGGTGCGTCCTCCCCTGTGCGTCGCGGTACACCGGGAAGAGCCGGCCGGTCTCGTCAAGTAACCCGTGGAACGCCACCTTGTCCGGGCTGACGCGGCACCCGGAGAGGAGGTCGTCCTCGCTCACTATCGCTTCCTGGCTTCCCTGCACCATGATCTC
This window harbors:
- the moaA gene encoding GTP 3',8-cyclase MoaA; this encodes MRLKDPYDRPVSNLRISLTPACNLKCIYCHAEGEKKPGDSLTPEEIAEILSVASEFEVRSVKFTGGEPTLRPDLVEIIESVPGGMESSMTTNATLLADIARDLKSAGLSRVNVSLDSLDPETYRKITGCDRLGEVLEGIDAALDAGLTPVKLNMVMLQGINEHEIDDFLQFVRGNRDLILQVIELMELGGCPHHSEVNGLEKRLSEESREIITRRMHHRKKYCLDGAEVEVVRPLHNTEFCAYCNRLRVTSDGQLKPCLLRSDNHVDIRGKSGDELRESFREAVRRRAPFYC
- a CDS encoding sulfide/dihydroorotate dehydrogenase-like FAD/NAD-binding protein; this encodes MYRVEEAKALAERVYQVWVRAPQVARHARAGQFLIVRIDERGERIPLTISAVQGDLVRIIFMAVGKTTRQLAALEEGDHVLDIAGPLGRPSEIQNDGRVIVVGGGVGIASLPLIAREARSAGNYVIGIIGARNADFLILEDELAGICDELHVATDDGSRGHHGFPADLLKQEISRHKIDCVWIIGPAIMMKVTSNVTRPAGIKTFVSLNPVMVDGTGMCGSCRVSVGGETRFACVDGPEFDAHLVDFELLMQRQRYYLEEEKESMEHYHEHACRCGEGTHHG
- the gltA gene encoding NADPH-dependent glutamate synthase — translated: MGDRPASVRIHDFLEVDTGLTPDEAVIEAERCIQCKKPGCVKGCPVGIDIPAFIAAVAQKDFVGAAAIIKEENLLPAICGRVCPQEVQCEGVCILGVKEQPVRIGALERFVADWEREHAPKIPAVAEPTGYRVAVVGSGPAGLAASFELAKRGHQVTMFESLHAPGGVLMYGIPAFRLPKDVVQAEVDQLREMGVDIRCNHLAGASVSMEELDHFDAVLVATGAGLPFFMGIPGEQLSGVYSANEFLTRVNLMHANRFPVYDTPIKRGRRVVVVGGGNVAMDSARVARRMGAKVTLVYRRRAEDLPARKAEVERAAEEGVKFLLCTNPVRILGDQSVSGVECVRMEMCDLDQSGRPEAVPVEGSAFTIEADLLVQAIGQGPNPLLIRRLSGVAYGRKGNLVVDENGKTTRERYYAAGDVATGAATVILAMGGAKQAALAIDAMLRGEPFGEGKEE
- a CDS encoding RlmE family RNA methyltransferase; protein product: MGSQWGKDSAYLRAMKEGYRSRAAFKLKDLQDRYRIIRDDDNVVDLGAAPGSWLQVERGLTNGKVLGIDLNPIPPLEGVETMVADMCDPELPEKVKGMLGIVNVVVSDASPKLSGHKSYDQARAVELGEIALEFACKVLKPGGNFVVKSFQGQDFTGLLDRVKDHFLSVKAYRSRSSRKGSAEVYIVAKYFVGAGNET
- a CDS encoding M20/M25/M40 family metallo-hydrolase, with the translated sequence MDIARLCSELVRIRSENPPGDTEDVVHYLKGFTDRLGIRTTIVKNRGGRCNLVSTDPQGTLLLCGHVDVVPALGDGWTHRPDSGDVDGGYVWGRGATDMKGGCASLLDACKTVADEGIDLSVDLAFVCDEETSGKYGVRCLLERELLCPCDCLIAEPCPALHPNIGQKGLLRVRFTFHGVPGHGSLYPLRGTSAIMEAYSLLEHLHRLHEREYSPGPDLLPLVTRSSEVLGEVFSLPQAGSALTRIMYNPGRIEGGEKANIVAQRCCLELELRVPWGCSTELLLQDLRAAAPGAEVVASSVADPSLTRPEERIVRLTCREISRVYGATAEPIVQWAASDARHLRGAGFRVIEYGPGEIQTLHAVDERVSIENMEKVSQVYQGIIREYCSGKD
- a CDS encoding DNA polymerase sliding clamp, which translates into the protein MLKATIDADIFKESIEAVSALVTESRLHIDENGMSTRAVDTANVAMVSMQLKKEAFESFSATKYELGMDIAKMKNIFSMMGKGGLLSLELPEDGHKLRVSFEGYRYSITLLDPNTIRKDPNIPNIDLPGKVVLPGSDLNNAIKAAAVVSDKIALGIEPATSTFYMAAEGDTDNIRREFGKSEVNFINGAECRSLFSLDYLKDMGKVMSRAEEVELNLGIDHPAKFSFYIAGGNGHVEYLLAPRIEAD